The following is a genomic window from Pseudomonas promysalinigenes.
GTAGGAGTTGCACATATTGAAGCCGTCACCGATCCACGCCACGGTTTTGCCCTGGATCGAGCCGCGATGTTCGAGGAACGTCTGCATATCTGCCAGCAATTGGCACGGGTGAGACTCATCAGACAAAGCGTTGATCACAGGTACCCGGGACTTGGCGGCGAATTCGGTCAGGGTGCTATGGGCGTGGGTGCGGATCATCACGGCATCGAGCATGCTCGATAGCACGATGGCGCTGTCACCGATCGGCTCGCCACGGCCCAATTGAGTGTCACGGGGCGAAAGGAAGATCGCCTGGCCACCCAGTTGGATCATGCCGGCCTCGAAGGATACGCGAGTACGGGTCGAGGATTTCTCGAAGATCATGCCCAGAACGCGATTCTTCAGGGGCTCGAACAGCACGCCGCGTTTGCGCAGGTCCTTCAGCTCGATGCCTCGGCGGATCACACCGAGCAATTCGTCGGTGGTGAAATCCAGCAGGGAGAGAAAGTGCCTAGCGCTCATGATTGACTACCTT
Proteins encoded in this region:
- the argF gene encoding ornithine carbamoyltransferase, which encodes MSARHFLSLLDFTTDELLGVIRRGIELKDLRKRGVLFEPLKNRVLGMIFEKSSTRTRVSFEAGMIQLGGQAIFLSPRDTQLGRGEPIGDSAIVLSSMLDAVMIRTHAHSTLTEFAAKSRVPVINALSDESHPCQLLADMQTFLEHRGSIQGKTVAWIGDGFNMCNSYIEAAKQFDFQLRIACPEGYDPDPRFVALGGDRVQVVRDPRQAVQGAHLVTTDVWTSMGQEEETARRLAHFAPYQVTRALLDLAAPDALFMHCLPAHRGEEISHDLLDDPRSVAWDQAENRLHAQKALLEFLVEPAYHHA